In the Bacillus sp. SM2101 genome, CACAATAATCTTGGTTAGTGGTTTTCAGTTTCGATGTAAGGTAATCGATTTTGACATTTTCACTGTACTTGCTGAAGTAGAAGGAAAACAACAATTAGTTTATAAACATGCTATATCCACAGTCATGGAAGGCTCTTCTATAGTAAAGAAACAAGCGACAAGGAAATAGCCTATTGCAGCTAAATATAGGTTGACATTTTAAACTAAAATAACATGCTAATTAACAAGAAAAACGTTCAGGTTAACCTGAACGTTTTATTATCGGAAAGTGTTATTTACTACCTGTTTTGTTTCGGACCGATGCGGGTTAGAAGTTTATCAAGCTAACTTTATTAGTTTTATGAAAGGGTTTAATAGCTCTGGAACAATCAAGAAAGAAAGACTACTATATAATATCCATGTTTCTGTTCAAATCTTAATGTAACTAGCACTACGCACAGTTGTCAATTATGAATATTATAGATAAAACACACATTGTTATGAATGAAGACATATTGGAACCTCAATGTTGAGAAAAAGATATTGTCACCGATATTAAAGATAAGGTGCTGTGAAACGTAAATGTTGAGACACAAACTGTTTTTAGCGAGATTTGTGGGTTGCATTATGATGAAAATGATTGGAAACCTTGATAGTTAAGGTTTCGCAATCATTCATCCGA is a window encoding:
- the hfq gene encoding RNA chaperone Hfq encodes the protein MKSNKNQINQQDTQLLTAKENQSLVTIILVSGFQFRCKVIDFDIFTVLAEVEGKQQLVYKHAISTVMEGSSIVKKQATRK